AATATATGCGGTTGATTCAACAACGATTCAGCTTGTAGCCAACTGTATTGACTGGGCTAAACATCGCAGACGCAAAGCCGCTGCAAAGTGCCACATGCAGCTTAATCTCCAGACATTCCTGCCTCAATTTGCTATTGTAAAAGAAGCCTCAACCCATGATTCGACAGAGGCTTATCAGCTCTGTCAGAACCTTAAAAGCGGCGAAATAGCGGTTTTTGACAAGGCTTACGTGGATTTTAAGCATCTGGCTGATCTTGACAGGCGAGAATTATTCTGGGTTACCAGAGCCAAAGACAATATGAAATATCGTTTTGTTAAACAGAATACAGAACCAAAAGGTGATATCCAATACGATGCATTAATTGAACTTGAAATGCCGAAAAGCTATGAGGCCTACCCGAAGCAGCTCCGTTTGGTTAAGGCTTATGTGGAAGTTAACGGCGAGAAAAAGCTTATGAAATTTATCACTAACAATACTCAGTGGGCGCCGAGCAGTATCTGCGGCCTATATAAATGCCGATGGGGCATAGAGGTGTTTTTCAAGCAAATAAAGCAGACTTTGCAGCTAAGCGATTTCCTAGGGCATAGCCAAGAAGCGATTCTATGGCAAGTATGGACGGCAATGCTTGCTTATATTTTAATACGGTATATAGGTTTCCTCGGCAAATGGAAAGGAACATTCAGTCGATTGTTTACTTTGCTGAGGGGTGTATTATTCAGCCGGCTGGATGTTTTTAGCGTTATGGCTGCCTGTGGGACAGCACGTGGTTCACCGCGTATGGTTGCAAGCCCTCAGCAGGCTTATTTGCCAGGTTTTAATATGTAGCAAGATTTTACGCAAAGAAAGAGGTGAAAAAAGAGTGGGCAGTATTGAGCAAAAAACTGACAATTGAACAATAGCCAAAAAAATGCAAACTGGGGTGATTGAAATCCTTCAGGAAAAGGGCGTTTTAATACAATAAACAAGCCCTCAACGATAAATCTATGGACCTATGGGATGGCTGTGAAAAAATTCAACAAAATATTTTTTCAAATCCGTTACAAAATCCTGAAATCAAATTTTTTTGGGAAAATAGTTTGATTATGAAAAATTACTATGTTAGTATGTTATTCAAATGAAAATTAATATATTGAAAGGTGTTTGATATGGTTAAAAAGCTTAGTATATTCTGGATTATATCAGCGGTTTTCTGTTTATCGGCAAACAATGCTTCAGCAGATTATATCAGCATTGAAATCTACGAGCAGGAAAACGATGTAATAGTTTCTCACAGCGGCAGCCTCAATATCTCACAATTCAAAGCTGAGGGAGGCTCTTACGCTGAATACACCATCGAGGTCCCTTATAACAGCGGCGTGATACCTTCAGACGGGTATCTTACTAATTTCAGCGAGCCGTCTGTGGGAGATACTCAAGCCAGAATTATTTTGGAGTCTGTTCCTTCATTTGGGGACGGCGATCCTGTTGGTGCTGACAGCGCAACCGGGGATTATTTGCATTTAGAAGGCGGAAGCTTAAATAGATTGTATTTTCTGCCTGAAGATGTCGATGAGAACAACATCTTGACAGTAAGCGGCTCAATGACCTTCCAAAACAGCACAATAAACTCGCTCGGAATGGATATGGGTACATACACAATTACAGATTCCAATTTCGCCCAAGGTGAAAAGATCGAAATGACAATAACCCCCGAGCCGGCAACAATCGCCCTTCTTGGAATCGGCGGGTTTGCATTGAGAAGAAAACACTCATAAGCCGCTCATCTTTGCTGATTTTGCTTTGCCCAAATCTATCCGCGTGTTCCAGTGCAGCTCGGTTTTAAATTACGTTGCTATAAATCATCTCGAAGAACTTGCGGCAAACACAGCAGAGCAAAGACACCCGCGGACAGGCGCAGGATCTTGCCTCTATAATCCTTGTTAGGAGATATAGGACAAACAGGAAAGACAGTACGGAGCGGCAGGCCAGCAAAGCCTTCCTCTCTGTCCTGTAAATCCGGTCTGAAAGCACAAAAATCTAAGATCCTTTGCGGGCTTCCCGCCTGCGCCAGACTGACTCAGTGGCAAAAGATTAGATTAAATCAGCGTTTTTTTGGATTAGGCTTGGCCAGTTGCCGAAGTTTATTATTTGAGCGAGTCGGCGAGTTTAAGGCCGAGCTTGCGGGCATTATCCAAAACCTCCGGGCAGTCTTTGGCTTTGCCCCTTTCAAACAATCCGAAAACAGCAAGCTCATCCACAAATTCATAACCCAGCGCCTCAAGCGGGAGTTTCATAGAAGGTATGGTAAAGCCCATATCCTCCTCATTCATCTGCTCAGCTATCCCCACAACAGCAGCTTTCCTGCTCTGCCCGCTGAGCTGGCTGCTCCAGCCGCGAGGAACGGTGTTCTCAAAATTGTAGAAGCAGTAGAGCCGGTCTATAAAGGCCTTCATCATCGCTGTTACGTTGTAGTTATGTGTTGGGGAAATCAAGACTAAGCCCTGAGATTCGATTAAAGAGGGGTAAAGCTCGGTTAGATCGTCTATGAGGCCTGTGCAGATCTTATCCTTCCTGCACCTCTCGCAGCCAATGCATGCCTTGAAATCCAAATCTCTGAGCTGAACCTGTCTGCACGAAATCCCTGTTTCCCTGATCCCTGCATCAATGCCTTCCAGAACTGCATCGGAATTGCCGTTCACTCTCGGACTCGCAGAAACTGCTGTGATCTGCTGTTTGGGCGGGTTTTGCCTGAAGTTTTCCATCTTGGGCTTTTCAAATGACTTTGATAATTATTTAATCGGCTGAAGCGGGCCGGTTCCGTGCCTTCTGTGGAATTTCAGGAGGATGTCCAGAGTTTCCTGCGGGTCGTCGGTGATGTCTATGAAGTCTATATCTTCAGGCGTTATAAATTCGTGAGCCTTGCACATTTTCTCTACCATCCAATCGAGCATATCCTGCCAGAAATCTCTGCCCATCAGCACAACGGGGAAGTATGCCTGTTTGTATGTCTGGATAAGCACGAGAGATTCGAACACCTCGTCCATTGTGCCGAATCCGCCCGGGAACACAACAAACCCGTTGGCGTATTTGAGGAACATAACCTTCCTGCAGAAAAAATAGCGAAAACTCAAACACTTCGAGAGATAATCATTCGGCTTCTGCTCGTGCGGAAGCTCAATATTGAGGCCTATTGTTTCGCCTCCTGCCTCGAAGGCCCCCTTGTTAGCGGCTTCCATAATCCCGCCTCCTCCGCCTGTGATTACAGTGAATCCGGCCTTTGCAAGCATGGCTGAGGTCTGCTCTGCGAGACTGTAGTATTCATTGCCCGCATCGGCTCTTGCCGAGCCGAAAACAGAAACTGCCGGCCCGATTTTGCTCATCTCCTCAAAGCCCTCAACGAATTCCGCCATAATACGGAACACGCGCCAAGTTTCTTCGTTCAAGATTTGGCTGTTTCTGCTGTTATCCATCTTGCTTCACGCTGAAATTATCCAACACTTCCAGCAGCTCCTTCTTACTATAAATTCCTCTAAGTTTTGTTCTTTCTCCCTCCGGGGATATAATCACCGTGAGCGGCACGTTCCCCGATTCTCCAAACTCCTCTTTCAGGGCAGTTGTGGCGGGATTTGAGCTGAGCGTTGTATCAGCCAGCACTGTAAACACGTTCTTTTCTTCCAGAGCAGATGCGATTTTCTCATCCTGAAAGACCTGACTGTCGAGAATATGGCAGTTCGTACACCAGTCTGCTGTGAATTTTATAAGCACCGGCCTTTCCTGCTCGGTCTGCTGCTGTATCTGAGGTGTGCTGTATGGCTGCCAGTTTATAAGCTTATCGCCAGAGGAGAATATTACAAATGCAGGCAGAACAGCAATAACAACCGCTAATGCCCGCACAATCATCTTCTTTCGTTTCGGGGTGGTGAAGTTTACCCAGCTTCCGAACATCCAAACCGCAAAGCTCAGTATAACTGCGTAAGTAAGCGCTTTGGAAAGCATCTCCGCATTGAGCGATGCGAGCAGTTTCACCGCGATAAAAAGCAGCAGAAATCCCATTGCGTTTCTGAATTTCTCCATCCACGCCCCGGGCTTGGGAAGCTTTTCAAGAAGCGCCGGGAAGTTTACAAGCAGGAAGTATGGTATTGCCATACCCACGCCGAGAAGCAGGATTATCACCGTGCTGACTGCAAGGGACTGCGTTTGCGCCCAGAGGAAAACCGCTGCGAGAATCGCTCCGCTGCAGGGCGTGCTGAGAAGGGCGGCGAAAAATCCCATTACGGTAGTGCCGGCGAGGTCTCCGCCGGAGCTTTTCTGCCCGCCGCCTGAGATCGAAGCGGGAACAGCAAAAGAAAGCACATCAAACATAAATAATGCAAAAACTATCAGCAGCATACCGGTTGTTACCAGCACGGGCGGGTAGCGAAGATGCTCAGACCAATTCAGGGCATTGCCTGTTGTGAGCTTGATAACTATTCCTGCAGCAGCGAAAATCGCAAAGAATGATATGATACCCAGAGAATATGCGAGCCCCTGTTCGAAGAGTTTCTTTCTGCCGTGGCCTGCGAAGTTCACAAGCCTCTGCACCGCAATCGGGAGAACCGGCCAAACGCACGGCATAACATTAAAGCTCAGCCCCGCTGCGAGAGCCAAAAGGCAATACAGCAGAAATTCGCCAAGCTCAAACGGCTCAGCTTCCTGCGGATCTTCTGCCGGCGGGGTTTCAGTTTGCTTTGAGCCCTCTTCTGCTGCAAAGGCGATATCAAGGGTTTGGATATTATCCGAAGGCTCTGCTGTAAGCGACTTCTCGAATGGAGGCAGGCAGGTGTCTCCTGCGCAGCCGATCCCTTCAATAATCACATCAGCCCCGCTCTTTTCGGCCTCCTGCTTAACGGGAATATAAACTGAAAAATCGCCCTCATAAACCTCATAGCTCTTGCCCTGCTTATCAACATACAGGCTCGTTTCAGGATAAACAGCGCTGCCTGCTGAGAGGTCAGGGTCTGCAAGGCTCACCGAAAGAACTCGCCCGCCCGGGGCAGTGCTTTGGTCTGCGTAGTAATGAATTACCTCACTGCCTGTAAAATCAACCTCAACAGCGAGCCTATTCTTAGAGCCTCTTACGAGCCCTGCTTCGGCTGCGCTGGTGTAGTCCTGATAGCTGATTATCTCCACCTTTTGAGCAATTGCGCCGCTAAGGAGCAAGAGCAAAACAGCAAAATATCTTTTCATTTCCCCGCCTCGCGTATTTCTATGCATTGTTTTGTCTAAGAACTAATCTTTCCTGTCCTCGTTATCGCTGCTGTCATGAGAGTCTTTGTCATCATCGTTGTCTTCAAATTCTTCATCTTCATCGAGGTCCCAGTAGAGATCGTCGTCTTCCTCTTCCTCATCTTCGATATCAGTATCGTAGAAGTCATCTTCTTTGAGAGATTCTTCATCGTCGTCATCAAAGAGGGTTCTCAGCTCAGAAGATTTATTCTTCTCCGCCTCTACCAAATCAGAAACTGTAGGTCTGGTAAGTTCACCTCCGTCAAGGATGGTTTTAACCTCATCAGCATCAAGCGTTTCATATTTCAGAAGCGCCTTAGCAATCCCTTCAACCTTGTCCTTATTTTCTTCAATAAGTTTATAGGCCTCATTATAGCAGCTGTCTATAATCCTCTTCACTTCAGCATCAATCACCTCGGATGTTTTCTCCGAGCAGTCGAGCTTTCTCCCGCCGAACATCATCTTCTGGTCGTTATCGCCGCTGAAATTAACCATACCAATCTTATCGCTCATCCCCCAGTCGGTTACCATATGCTGAACCAGCATGGTCGCCTGTTTGATGTCGTTCTGAGCCCCGCTTGTTACATCATCAAAGAATATGTCCTCAGCAATCCTGCCTCCGAAGCACACCTTGATAAATGCGTAGCAGTATTTCGAAGAGAACGTCATCCGCTCCTTCTCAGGCAGCGAGAACGTAGCCCCGCCGTAGGGGCCTCTGGGTATAATGCTCACCTTGTGAAGCGGGTCTGCATCTTCGAGCACGCTTTGAATGAGCGTATGTCCAGCCTCGTGATAGGCCGTGAGCTCTTTTTCCTTTTTGTCTATTACACGGCTTCTCTTCGCCCTTCCCCATCGCACCTTATCACGGGCTTCTTCAAGGTCGTCCTGCTCCACATAGTTCTTGTTTGCCATGGTGGCGCCGATAGCGGCCTCATTTATAAGGGCCTCAAGCTCAGCTCCGCTGAACATTGGCGTGCCTCTTGCGATCACCTCGAGATTGACCTTCTGGCTCATCTTGATTTTCTTTGAATGCACCTTCAGTATCTCAAGCCTTCCCTTGATATCCGGGAAAGGCACATAAATCTGCCTGTCGAATCTTCCCGGCCTTATCAGAGCATGATCGAGCACGTCAACCCTGTTGGTAGCAGCTATCACAATAACCTGATCGGTGGATTCGAAGCCGTCCATCTCCACGAGAATTGCGTTGAGAGTCTGCTCCCGTTCGTCGTGCCCGCCGCTTGCAACGCCCGGGCCTCTTTTCTTCCCGATTGCATCAATCTCATCGAGAAAAATAATGCACGGGGCATTCTCTTTAGACTGCTTGAAAAGATCGCGCACCCTGCTTGCACCTACGCCGACGAACATCTCCACGAAATCCGATCCGCTGATGCTGTAGAAGGGCACATCCGCCTCGCCTGCTATAGACTTTGCCAAAAGCGTTTTTCCGCACCCGGGAGGGCCTTCCAGAAGAATACCGCGGGGTATCCTTCCGCCAATCTTCATAAACCTCTTCGGATTTTTGAGAAACTCAATCGTCTCGGCTACCTCGTCTTTGGCCTCATCAATACCCGCAACATCCTTGAACGTTACCTTTTTCTGCTCATCTCCCATGAGCCTTGCCTTGCTTCTGCCGAAGTTCATCAGCATACCGCCGGCGCCGCTCTTCATATTCCTTGCGAAGATGAAGTAGAAAAGGGCGATTATAATCAGGAACGGTGCTACCTGTATCAGGAAGGTTACCCAGAATCCGTCTGCAACGAATTTGTAGTCAACCTGTTTCTCTGCAAGCAGGTCTTTAGTTCCCTCGAGGATTTCCGGAGAATACTGCGTTTTGAAGCGGTTTGCAGCGTTCGGGTTTTCTCTTTTCCTCGCCTGCACGCCCGCATCGGTAAGCTCGCCTTCAATCGTTACAGAGCCTGTGCCGATTTCAACATTTCGCACATACCCCTGCTCCACAAGCCTTTCAAACTCGCTGTATTTTATTGAGTCTGTGGGGGTGAGCTTGCCGAAAGAGCTTATTATCAAAAGCATCACCGAAATAATAAAAAGCCAACCCATCGGGTTAGGCTTTTTGAACTTCCCGCCGCCCGGAACCTTTGGAATACTGTTTTTCTGTTTATCGTTATTGCTGTTATTATCTTCTGCCATAAATAGCTAATCCTTTATGTATATTTTTAACCAGCTGAGCGAAAGCCCCGGCAGTTATAGAGCTTTTACCATTCCAACTGCATAGCTTCTACTATTTTCTCGGCGGCCTTGTTCACTGCCGCCTTCCCTGCCAGTTCCACGTCCTGCCCGTCTGCATAAGTACCGGCAGCCTTAATCCTCTTGTTATTTGCGTACAACTTCCCTGTTACCAGATTCTTCCACGTAAACACCGCATTCACGCCAATCTCTCTTTGAATCGGGAGTCCTGTTTCGCTGTCTGTATTCAAAACCGTCTGGGAGATTGATTCTATCTCTCCGTAAATCAGGCTGTCTGCCCGGGAACGGTCTGAAACGATCTTGTACGGGGTTTGCGCCTCAATCTGTTTGCAGAGGGCTTCGGTGAGCTCGAATTCGTATCCCCTGCGGAAGCTCTTGCTCTCAAACATCTCCACGCATACAGTCTGCACCTTTTCAGGATAAGGGAATCCCTGCGTGTATCCCGAGCAGCCCGAGATATACAGAATGCCGGCAGCAAGGGTGAGCAGTGTGAAAAATTTAACAGATCTCATTTTATAGCCCTCTTATTTGACATCAAAATCAAAGAAATGAGCGAACCTCCAGAAGATATTCTTATCTACCGGCCTGATACGCGGTTTATCCTTCAGCTTTTCCAGCTCTTTTCTGCATTCTGCGGCAACCTTCTCCACCTCACCGGCATACTGTGAATCAGGCCAGTTTTCCTGAAAAGATTCAAGATAAACCATGGCCGTCTGATAGTCTTCCACGCGGTAGTAGTGCATTGCGATTCTGTATTCCTTGTATGCCTGCTGTTCTTGGGTGAGCTGTATTTTTTCTCTTATATCCCTGAGCTCTGCCTCTTCGGGATAGCGTTTTTTGAACTGTCCGTAGTATCCTTCTGCGCTTTTGAGAGATGAGCTGTCGTACTTCGGGCCGTTGTATGCCTGATGCATATTCTTGCCCATTTCGTAAAGCGATTTCAATCCTTCCTCGCCCGTGGGCCAGCGAGTGGCGATTTCCACCCAGATATTGTAAGCCTCGATATATTCTTCCCGCTTCTCGTAGCTCTCTGCGAGGGTGTAGAACGCTCTCTTAGCGATCGGCGCATTTCCCGCTCTATCGGCTATCGAACGCATAATCTCTTCGCCCTCATCATAAGCCTTGAGCTTGAATACCATCAAAAAGGTTTTTTTTCTGCCCGAGAGATACAGCTTTCCGCACTGATACAACCCCTCCAAAGCCGGCTGATAGAATTCGCTCATGGGGTAATTATCCAGCACTTCATAAAACTTCTCAGCGGCCTCTTCCACGTCTCTCTCGGCATATATCATCTCTGCTTCGGCAAACGCATCCCATGCCTTACCCGAGAGATCCGGGTTGGCGGCTTCAAACTCTTCGAGTTTTTCGCTGAGCCCGTCCTGATTTTGATTCTCCGCAAGACGGCAAATCTCTGCAAGGCTCAGCTGCACATCGCTTAGAGCCTCTTGGGCAGGCTGCCAGCCGGTGTCTTCAAGCACCAGCGTTTCTGCATGGGCAGATATCATAATCGATATTATCAATGCCGGAATAAATCTTCTCATTTAATGCTCCTATTTATTTTTCCCGCAGCATTTTTTGTATTTTTTCCCGCTCCCGCAGGGGCACGGATCGTTCCTGCCGACTTTCGGAGACTTATTTACAATCTGCTTTGGAGAAGCCTTTGGGGCCTGTCCGGCCTCCCTCTGCTTCTCGTTCTGCGCGAACTGATCGGCCTGCTGGTGAACCTCATTCTGCTGGCTTCCATATACGTTTTTCGTTTTAGCGTTCGCCTCAAGCCTGAGCTTGAACACCGTATCGGTTACGCGGTTTTCAATAGATTCCAGCATATCGCTGAACATCCGGTAGCCCTCGTGCTTGTATTCGATGCGCGG
This window of the Sedimentisphaera salicampi genome carries:
- a CDS encoding IS4 family transposase, translated to MTPAKHQYTVLKQICQYIPAYLVSKLSRFYGIDKQSRTFSCWSHIVSMLHVQIAHSLSLNDVADTLRNHSGALIPIRRATPPSRNGLSHANRVRDPRMAETLFWEVLSHIQAQHPNFGRGHKYSGLPRRFKRAIYAVDSTTIQLVANCIDWAKHRRRKAAAKCHMQLNLQTFLPQFAIVKEASTHDSTEAYQLCQNLKSGEIAVFDKAYVDFKHLADLDRRELFWVTRAKDNMKYRFVKQNTEPKGDIQYDALIELEMPKSYEAYPKQLRLVKAYVEVNGEKKLMKFITNNTQWAPSSICGLYKCRWGIEVFFKQIKQTLQLSDFLGHSQEAILWQVWTAMLAYILIRYIGFLGKWKGTFSRLFTLLRGVLFSRLDVFSVMAACGTARGSPRMVASPQQAYLPGFNM
- the ftsH gene encoding ATP-dependent zinc metalloprotease FtsH; translation: MAEDNNSNNDKQKNSIPKVPGGGKFKKPNPMGWLFIISVMLLIISSFGKLTPTDSIKYSEFERLVEQGYVRNVEIGTGSVTIEGELTDAGVQARKRENPNAANRFKTQYSPEILEGTKDLLAEKQVDYKFVADGFWVTFLIQVAPFLIIIALFYFIFARNMKSGAGGMLMNFGRSKARLMGDEQKKVTFKDVAGIDEAKDEVAETIEFLKNPKRFMKIGGRIPRGILLEGPPGCGKTLLAKSIAGEADVPFYSISGSDFVEMFVGVGASRVRDLFKQSKENAPCIIFLDEIDAIGKKRGPGVASGGHDEREQTLNAILVEMDGFESTDQVIVIAATNRVDVLDHALIRPGRFDRQIYVPFPDIKGRLEILKVHSKKIKMSQKVNLEVIARGTPMFSGAELEALINEAAIGATMANKNYVEQDDLEEARDKVRWGRAKRSRVIDKKEKELTAYHEAGHTLIQSVLEDADPLHKVSIIPRGPYGGATFSLPEKERMTFSSKYCYAFIKVCFGGRIAEDIFFDDVTSGAQNDIKQATMLVQHMVTDWGMSDKIGMVNFSGDNDQKMMFGGRKLDCSEKTSEVIDAEVKRIIDSCYNEAYKLIEENKDKVEGIAKALLKYETLDADEVKTILDGGELTRPTVSDLVEAEKNKSSELRTLFDDDDEESLKEDDFYDTDIEDEEEEDDDLYWDLDEDEEFEDNDDDKDSHDSSDNEDRKD
- a CDS encoding flavodoxin family protein; the protein is MENFRQNPPKQQITAVSASPRVNGNSDAVLEGIDAGIRETGISCRQVQLRDLDFKACIGCERCRKDKICTGLIDDLTELYPSLIESQGLVLISPTHNYNVTAMMKAFIDRLYCFYNFENTVPRGWSSQLSGQSRKAAVVGIAEQMNEEDMGFTIPSMKLPLEALGYEFVDELAVFGLFERGKAKDCPEVLDNARKLGLKLADSLK
- the bamD gene encoding outer membrane protein assembly factor BamD, with amino-acid sequence MRRFIPALIISIMISAHAETLVLEDTGWQPAQEALSDVQLSLAEICRLAENQNQDGLSEKLEEFEAANPDLSGKAWDAFAEAEMIYAERDVEEAAEKFYEVLDNYPMSEFYQPALEGLYQCGKLYLSGRKKTFLMVFKLKAYDEGEEIMRSIADRAGNAPIAKRAFYTLAESYEKREEYIEAYNIWVEIATRWPTGEEGLKSLYEMGKNMHQAYNGPKYDSSSLKSAEGYYGQFKKRYPEEAELRDIREKIQLTQEQQAYKEYRIAMHYYRVEDYQTAMVYLESFQENWPDSQYAGEVEKVAAECRKELEKLKDKPRIRPVDKNIFWRFAHFFDFDVK
- a CDS encoding TIGR00730 family Rossman fold protein, with translation MDNSRNSQILNEETWRVFRIMAEFVEGFEEMSKIGPAVSVFGSARADAGNEYYSLAEQTSAMLAKAGFTVITGGGGGIMEAANKGAFEAGGETIGLNIELPHEQKPNDYLSKCLSFRYFFCRKVMFLKYANGFVVFPGGFGTMDEVFESLVLIQTYKQAYFPVVLMGRDFWQDMLDWMVEKMCKAHEFITPEDIDFIDITDDPQETLDILLKFHRRHGTGPLQPIK
- a CDS encoding protein-disulfide reductase DsbD family protein, whose product is MKRYFAVLLLLLSGAIAQKVEIISYQDYTSAAEAGLVRGSKNRLAVEVDFTGSEVIHYYADQSTAPGGRVLSVSLADPDLSAGSAVYPETSLYVDKQGKSYEVYEGDFSVYIPVKQEAEKSGADVIIEGIGCAGDTCLPPFEKSLTAEPSDNIQTLDIAFAAEEGSKQTETPPAEDPQEAEPFELGEFLLYCLLALAAGLSFNVMPCVWPVLPIAVQRLVNFAGHGRKKLFEQGLAYSLGIISFFAIFAAAGIVIKLTTGNALNWSEHLRYPPVLVTTGMLLIVFALFMFDVLSFAVPASISGGGQKSSGGDLAGTTVMGFFAALLSTPCSGAILAAVFLWAQTQSLAVSTVIILLLGVGMAIPYFLLVNFPALLEKLPKPGAWMEKFRNAMGFLLLFIAVKLLASLNAEMLSKALTYAVILSFAVWMFGSWVNFTTPKRKKMIVRALAVVIAVLPAFVIFSSGDKLINWQPYSTPQIQQQTEQERPVLIKFTADWCTNCHILDSQVFQDEKIASALEEKNVFTVLADTTLSSNPATTALKEEFGESGNVPLTVIISPEGERTKLRGIYSKKELLEVLDNFSVKQDG
- the lptE gene encoding LPS assembly lipoprotein LptE, with the protein product MRSVKFFTLLTLAAGILYISGCSGYTQGFPYPEKVQTVCVEMFESKSFRRGYEFELTEALCKQIEAQTPYKIVSDRSRADSLIYGEIESISQTVLNTDSETGLPIQREIGVNAVFTWKNLVTGKLYANNKRIKAAGTYADGQDVELAGKAAVNKAAEKIVEAMQLEW
- a CDS encoding PEP-CTERM sorting domain-containing protein encodes the protein MVKKLSIFWIISAVFCLSANNASADYISIEIYEQENDVIVSHSGSLNISQFKAEGGSYAEYTIEVPYNSGVIPSDGYLTNFSEPSVGDTQARIILESVPSFGDGDPVGADSATGDYLHLEGGSLNRLYFLPEDVDENNILTVSGSMTFQNSTINSLGMDMGTYTITDSNFAQGEKIEMTITPEPATIALLGIGGFALRRKHS